From Hartmannibacter diazotrophicus, a single genomic window includes:
- the guaB gene encoding IMP dehydrogenase produces the protein MAIFFEPAHGGTLALTFDDVLLTPGHSEVLPAETDLRTRLTREIELNIPIISSAMDTVTEARLAIAMAQAGGIGVIHRNLTPEVQAEHVRQVKKFESGMVVNPVVIGPDATLQQALDVMKAFNISGIPVVENAGAGGQLIGKLVGILTNRDVRFATHPDQPIRELMTHKNLVTVREGVSQDEAKRLLHTHRIEKLVVVDDAYNCIGLITVKDIEKAQLHPNAAKDDQGRLRVAAATTVGDAGYERSQRLIDAGVDLLVVDTAHGHSERVLEAVRKVKRISNRTQILAGNVATADATKALIDAGADAVKIGIGPGSICTTRIVAGVGVPQLTAIMEGVRAAQDSGVPVIADGGIRFSGDVAKALAAGASAAMIGSLFAGTEESPGEVYLHQGRSYKSYRGMGSVGAMARGSADRYFQSEVTDSLKLVPEGIEGQVPYKGPIGGVLHQLAGGVRAAMGYVGAKTISELQEKAQFIRISNAGMRESHAHDVTITRESPNYPGSV, from the coding sequence ATGGCCATCTTTTTCGAGCCCGCCCACGGCGGAACGCTGGCGCTTACCTTCGACGACGTGCTGCTGACCCCCGGGCACTCGGAAGTGCTTCCAGCCGAAACCGACCTTCGCACCCGCCTGACCCGCGAAATCGAGCTGAATATCCCGATCATTTCCTCGGCGATGGACACCGTCACCGAGGCCCGTCTGGCGATTGCCATGGCACAGGCCGGCGGCATCGGCGTCATTCACCGCAACCTGACGCCGGAAGTGCAGGCCGAGCATGTGCGGCAGGTCAAGAAGTTCGAATCGGGCATGGTCGTCAATCCGGTCGTCATCGGCCCGGACGCCACCTTGCAGCAGGCCCTCGACGTCATGAAGGCCTTCAACATTTCCGGCATCCCGGTGGTCGAGAACGCCGGTGCCGGTGGACAGCTGATCGGCAAGCTCGTCGGTATCCTCACCAATCGCGATGTCCGCTTCGCCACGCACCCTGATCAGCCGATCCGGGAACTGATGACCCACAAGAACCTCGTGACGGTTCGCGAGGGTGTCAGCCAGGACGAGGCCAAGCGCCTGCTGCACACCCACCGCATCGAAAAGCTGGTGGTCGTCGACGATGCCTACAACTGCATCGGCCTCATCACCGTGAAGGACATCGAGAAGGCGCAGCTTCACCCGAATGCCGCCAAGGACGATCAGGGGCGCCTGCGCGTTGCCGCCGCCACCACGGTGGGCGATGCGGGTTACGAGCGTTCGCAGCGGTTGATCGACGCGGGCGTCGATCTCCTCGTCGTCGACACGGCCCACGGTCATTCCGAGCGCGTGCTCGAGGCTGTGCGCAAGGTGAAGCGGATTTCCAACCGCACGCAGATTCTCGCCGGTAACGTTGCGACGGCCGACGCGACCAAGGCGCTCATCGACGCTGGCGCCGACGCGGTCAAGATCGGCATCGGCCCGGGGTCGATCTGCACCACGCGCATCGTCGCCGGTGTCGGCGTGCCGCAGCTCACCGCCATCATGGAAGGCGTTCGCGCCGCGCAGGACTCCGGCGTTCCGGTGATCGCCGACGGCGGCATCCGCTTCTCCGGCGACGTCGCCAAGGCACTGGCGGCGGGCGCTTCCGCGGCCATGATCGGCTCGCTTTTTGCCGGCACCGAGGAAAGCCCCGGCGAGGTCTACCTGCACCAGGGCCGCAGCTACAAGTCCTACCGCGGCATGGGGTCCGTCGGCGCGATGGCGCGCGGCTCGGCAGACCGCTATTTCCAGTCCGAGGTGACCGATTCCCTGAAGCTCGTGCCGGAAGGCATCGAGGGTCAGGTGCCTTACAAGGGGCCGATCGGCGGCGTTCTGCATCAGCTTGCCGGCGGCGTGCGCGCGGCCATGGGCTATGTCGGTGCCAAGACCATCTCCGAATTGCAGGAAAAGGCGCAGTTCATCCGCATCTCCAATGCCGGTATGCGGGAAAGCCATGCACATGATGTCACCATCACCCGCGAGAGCCCGAACTATCCCGGTAGTGTGTGA
- a CDS encoding tyrosine-type recombinase/integrase codes for MLTDAALKCLKPKAKMYKVSDRDGMYVRVAPSGAISFRLDYRLNGRRETVYLGRYARDGISLARARELCIDARRAIAEGRSPAIEKQREKRRIKEAKSFGEFGEKWLTNATMADSTRAMRRSIFERELMPVWRNRLLTEITPDDLRAHCGKIVERGAPATAIHVRDILKQIYGFAILHGEKVANPADGVGPASIATFTPKDRALSPAEIRIMFKQLEHVATLPTIRLGMKLYLLTMVRKSELQDAVWDEIDFDNAVWTIPKERMKRSKPHNVYLCRQTLDIMIALKTCSGNSRYLLPSRYDADAPMSRATFNRITYAVVEQAKKEGLPLEPFTVHDLRRTGSTLLNELGFNSDWIEKCLAHEDGRSSRGVYNKAEYEVQRRHMMQQWADTVDAWIDGRKHAPTLLPQAMPLMELDPAL; via the coding sequence ATGTTGACCGATGCAGCACTCAAGTGCTTGAAACCAAAAGCCAAAATGTACAAGGTATCCGATCGTGACGGCATGTATGTGCGCGTCGCGCCGTCGGGTGCCATCTCGTTCAGGCTCGACTATCGGCTGAACGGCAGACGGGAGACTGTCTATCTCGGTAGGTATGCCCGTGACGGGATATCGCTCGCCAGGGCTCGCGAGCTATGTATCGATGCGCGGCGGGCGATCGCCGAAGGGCGGTCCCCCGCCATCGAGAAGCAGCGGGAGAAGCGCCGGATCAAGGAGGCAAAGAGCTTCGGCGAATTCGGCGAAAAATGGCTGACCAACGCGACCATGGCCGACAGCACGCGCGCGATGCGTCGCTCCATCTTCGAGCGCGAACTCATGCCCGTCTGGCGGAATCGTCTCCTGACAGAGATTACACCTGATGACCTGCGCGCGCATTGCGGCAAGATCGTCGAACGGGGCGCCCCTGCCACCGCCATCCATGTGCGGGATATCCTGAAGCAGATTTACGGCTTCGCCATTCTGCATGGCGAGAAAGTCGCCAATCCAGCCGATGGCGTCGGTCCGGCCTCGATCGCCACCTTTACGCCGAAGGACCGCGCGCTTTCACCCGCCGAGATCCGCATCATGTTCAAACAGCTCGAGCATGTCGCGACGCTGCCGACAATCCGCCTCGGCATGAAGCTTTACCTCCTCACCATGGTCCGGAAGAGCGAGCTGCAGGATGCGGTATGGGACGAGATCGATTTCGACAACGCCGTCTGGACCATCCCGAAGGAGCGCATGAAGCGGTCGAAGCCGCACAACGTCTACCTGTGCCGGCAGACGTTGGACATCATGATCGCGCTCAAGACCTGCTCCGGCAACTCCCGATACTTGCTGCCATCTCGGTACGACGCGGACGCGCCCATGTCCCGCGCGACCTTCAACCGCATTACCTACGCCGTCGTCGAGCAGGCCAAGAAGGAGGGGCTGCCGCTGGAGCCTTTCACGGTCCATGATCTGCGCCGAACGGGCTCGACGCTGCTAAATGAGCTGGGCTTTAACAGCGACTGGATCGAAAAGTGCCTGGCGCACGAGGACGGGCGTTCATCGCGCGGCGTCTACAACAAGGCCGAGTATGAGGTGCAGCGCCGGCATATGATGCAGCAGTGGGCGGATACCGTGGACGCCTGGATCGATGGTCGGAAGCATGCCCCCACGCTTTTGCCGCAAGCTATGCCCTTGATGGAGCTTGATCCCGCTCTTTGA
- the guaA gene encoding glutamine-hydrolyzing GMP synthase, protein MDHDGILIIDFGSQVTQLIARRVREAGVYSEIVPFQSAGPAFERMKPKAVILSGSPASTSDIGSPRAPQEIFDAGIPVLGICYGEHTMCAQLGGHVEADPHREFGRAFIEIAEDCKLFEGIWAKGTRHQVWMSHGDRVTDLPPGFKVVATSPGAPFAAVADEKRKFYAVQFHPEVVHTPDGGKLLANFVRKVAGCTGDWTMAAYRDQAIEQIRKQVGKGKVICALSGGVDSSVAALLIHEAVGDQLTCILVDHGLMRKNEARDVCAMFREHYNLPLILVDASDRFISELEGEADPEKKRKTIGRLFIEIFEEEAKKLGGADFLAQGTLYPDVIESVSFSGGPSVTIKSHHNVGGLPERMNMQLVEPLRELFKDEVRALGHELGLPDSFIGRHPFPGPGLAIRCPGGVTREKLEVLREADAIYLEEIRNEGLYDAIWQAFAVLLPVQTVGVMGDGRTYENVLALRAVTSIDGMTADFYHYDMTFLGKVATRIINEVKGVNRVVYDVTSKPPGTIEWE, encoded by the coding sequence ATGGACCACGACGGCATTCTCATCATCGATTTCGGTAGTCAGGTCACGCAGTTGATCGCCCGCCGCGTTCGCGAGGCCGGCGTTTATTCCGAGATTGTTCCGTTCCAGTCCGCAGGTCCCGCCTTCGAGCGCATGAAACCGAAGGCCGTGATCCTGTCCGGCAGCCCCGCGAGCACGTCCGACATCGGCTCGCCGCGTGCGCCGCAGGAGATCTTCGACGCCGGCATTCCGGTTCTCGGCATCTGCTACGGCGAGCACACGATGTGCGCCCAGCTCGGCGGCCATGTCGAGGCCGACCCGCACCGCGAATTCGGCCGCGCCTTCATCGAGATCGCCGAGGACTGCAAGCTCTTCGAGGGCATCTGGGCCAAGGGCACGCGCCACCAAGTGTGGATGAGCCACGGCGACCGCGTCACCGATCTTCCTCCGGGCTTCAAGGTCGTTGCGACCTCGCCGGGCGCGCCCTTCGCCGCCGTCGCGGACGAAAAGCGCAAGTTCTACGCCGTGCAGTTCCACCCCGAGGTCGTCCATACGCCGGACGGCGGCAAGCTGCTGGCGAACTTCGTCAGGAAGGTCGCCGGCTGCACGGGCGACTGGACCATGGCCGCCTACCGCGATCAGGCGATCGAGCAGATCCGCAAGCAGGTCGGCAAGGGCAAGGTCATCTGCGCCCTGTCGGGCGGCGTCGATTCCTCCGTGGCCGCGCTTCTGATCCACGAGGCCGTCGGCGACCAGCTGACCTGCATCCTCGTCGACCATGGCCTGATGCGCAAGAACGAGGCGCGCGACGTCTGCGCCATGTTCCGCGAGCATTACAATCTGCCGCTGATCCTCGTCGATGCCTCCGACCGCTTCATCTCGGAGCTTGAGGGTGAGGCGGATCCGGAAAAGAAGCGCAAGACCATCGGTCGCCTCTTCATCGAGATTTTCGAGGAAGAGGCCAAGAAGCTCGGCGGCGCCGACTTTCTGGCTCAGGGCACCCTCTATCCGGACGTCATCGAGAGCGTCTCCTTCTCCGGCGGTCCCTCGGTCACGATCAAGAGCCACCACAATGTCGGCGGCCTACCCGAGCGCATGAACATGCAGCTCGTCGAGCCGCTGCGCGAGCTCTTCAAGGACGAGGTGAGGGCGCTCGGCCACGAACTCGGCCTGCCCGACAGCTTCATCGGCCGCCATCCCTTCCCGGGGCCGGGCCTTGCGATCCGCTGCCCGGGCGGCGTCACCCGCGAGAAGCTTGAAGTCCTGCGCGAGGCGGATGCCATCTATCTGGAGGAAATCCGCAACGAGGGCCTTTACGACGCCATCTGGCAGGCCTTCGCCGTGCTGCTCCCGGTCCAGACCGTCGGCGTCATGGGCGACGGACGCACCTATGAGAACGTGCTGGCCCTGCGCGCCGTCACCTCGATCGACGGCATGACCGCCGACTTCTACCACTATGACATGACCTTCCTCGGCAAGGTCGCGACCCGCATCATCAACGAGGTCAAGGGCGTCAACCGCGTCGTCTACGACGTGACGTCGAAGCCCCCGGGCACGATCGAGTGGGAATGA
- a CDS encoding tetratricopeptide repeat protein, producing the protein MPQEFFSALPADPFDDALARHREGELEKAIESYRALLVLKPADPHVMQLLGVALFQRGDQAAGLLHLQRAYALSADDPTIAGNFAKALQSAGKTSDAIPILRRLLRTSADHQHLKERLATICRLAGYLDEAEKLYRELIKTEGSLPKHVEGLARVLAQDGRKMEAAELLSEHLVSQGRSHGPMVYLAGILGDLGHLADAAGLYEQAVKLKPEDIATRLLHIRTLMLAEDFDSAFATGLEALEVFPKEASLHITVGNVLVEAGHVPEALLHFREAVNLDRENAQALAATAACAMRLDQKEAAGRLAARAIELDASGARGYLVLASLARELGSPEEALRLYEEALSKGADSAQVRFELASILAEDPAKLSAALEHLLAGLNMDPQHYAAWCLARHVARMLARHDILAELDSRNDFRSYDRRVHPPLPSWLLDETDDPQEHLDHARRYWDRNAFRANEIFARSPKPMLPPPPEPDDKIVIGYVSGRFHEPDTAPRLAGLLELHDRRRFSIHAYCHSPQLENSVAKRLKSGVDLYQSIKGMGAVEFANTIARNGVHILVDLDGYREGSRIGYMGLRAAPIQVSWLGYPGSSGSDAIDYLIADRIATPDGATPYHSENLVRVPYCHYVHDTRRRIEPIRPRRSEFGLPDNAFVLACFGNPNKVGAETLATWSSILSQTPRSVLWLRNRTAEVSENIKTAFAHQGIDPNRIIISPYLDEAKHLARLPLADLCLDTFPHGSRTASCEALWMGVPVLTRSGNSFSSRVTASMLVNVGLPDLICPDDAAFEAKVVSLVKAAERLRPMRDHLLQRRQNLPLFDMLRFAAHLEAAFTAMVDRWRKDLPPEAIDIAPLSRG; encoded by the coding sequence ATGCCGCAGGAATTTTTCAGTGCCCTTCCGGCCGACCCGTTCGACGATGCCCTGGCACGGCATCGCGAGGGCGAACTGGAAAAGGCGATTGAATCCTACCGGGCCCTCCTCGTTCTGAAGCCCGCCGATCCGCATGTGATGCAGCTTCTCGGCGTCGCCCTCTTCCAGCGCGGCGACCAGGCGGCGGGCCTCCTGCATCTCCAGCGCGCCTATGCCCTAAGCGCTGACGACCCGACAATCGCGGGCAATTTCGCCAAGGCGCTGCAATCCGCCGGCAAGACCAGTGACGCGATTCCGATCCTCAGGCGGTTGCTGCGCACCAGCGCCGATCACCAGCATCTGAAAGAACGGCTGGCCACGATCTGCCGCCTCGCCGGCTATCTGGACGAAGCTGAAAAGCTCTACCGCGAACTGATCAAGACCGAGGGCTCGCTGCCGAAACACGTGGAGGGTCTTGCGCGGGTGCTCGCGCAAGACGGGCGCAAGATGGAAGCGGCCGAACTTCTCAGCGAGCATCTCGTCTCCCAGGGGCGATCCCATGGCCCGATGGTCTATCTCGCCGGCATCCTCGGCGATCTCGGGCATCTTGCCGACGCGGCGGGCCTCTACGAGCAAGCCGTCAAGCTGAAGCCGGAGGATATCGCCACAAGGCTGCTGCACATTCGCACGCTGATGCTGGCCGAGGACTTCGATTCCGCCTTTGCCACGGGCCTTGAAGCCCTCGAGGTCTTCCCGAAAGAGGCGAGCCTTCACATCACCGTCGGCAACGTGCTGGTCGAGGCCGGCCATGTGCCCGAGGCGTTGCTGCACTTCCGGGAGGCGGTCAACCTCGACCGCGAGAATGCCCAGGCGCTTGCAGCCACGGCCGCCTGCGCGATGCGGCTCGACCAGAAGGAGGCGGCGGGCCGGCTCGCGGCCCGAGCGATCGAACTCGACGCGAGCGGCGCGCGCGGCTATCTCGTGCTTGCCTCGCTTGCGCGCGAACTCGGCTCGCCCGAAGAGGCCCTGCGGCTCTATGAGGAGGCGCTTTCCAAGGGCGCCGACAGCGCCCAGGTCCGCTTCGAGCTCGCCTCGATCCTCGCCGAGGATCCGGCAAAGCTCTCCGCCGCGCTCGAACATCTGCTTGCCGGCCTCAACATGGACCCGCAGCACTACGCGGCGTGGTGCCTTGCCCGTCATGTCGCCCGGATGCTGGCCCGCCACGACATTCTCGCCGAACTCGACAGCCGCAACGACTTCCGCTCCTACGACCGGCGCGTTCATCCGCCGCTGCCCTCATGGCTGCTCGACGAGACCGACGATCCGCAGGAGCATCTGGACCACGCAAGGCGCTACTGGGACCGCAACGCCTTTCGTGCGAACGAGATCTTCGCCCGTTCGCCGAAGCCGATGCTGCCGCCGCCGCCCGAACCCGACGACAAGATCGTCATCGGCTATGTCTCCGGCCGGTTCCACGAACCCGACACGGCACCGCGCCTTGCCGGGTTACTGGAGCTGCACGATCGTCGCCGGTTTTCGATTCACGCCTATTGCCATTCGCCGCAGCTTGAAAACTCGGTCGCCAAGCGCCTCAAGTCGGGCGTCGATCTCTACCAGTCGATCAAGGGCATGGGCGCCGTCGAGTTCGCCAACACGATCGCCCGCAACGGCGTTCACATCCTTGTCGATCTCGATGGCTACCGGGAGGGATCGCGGATCGGCTACATGGGCCTCAGGGCCGCTCCCATCCAGGTGTCCTGGCTCGGCTATCCCGGCAGCAGCGGCAGCGATGCCATCGACTACCTGATCGCCGACCGGATCGCGACGCCGGATGGCGCAACGCCCTATCACTCGGAAAATCTCGTCCGCGTGCCCTATTGCCACTATGTGCACGACACGCGGCGCCGGATCGAGCCTATCCGGCCGCGGCGATCGGAATTCGGCCTGCCGGACAATGCCTTCGTGCTGGCATGCTTCGGCAATCCCAACAAGGTCGGCGCCGAGACCCTTGCGACCTGGTCGAGCATCCTGAGTCAGACCCCACGCTCCGTGCTCTGGCTGCGCAACAGGACGGCGGAGGTCAGCGAGAATATCAAGACCGCCTTCGCACATCAGGGCATCGATCCGAACCGCATCATCATTTCGCCCTATCTCGACGAGGCCAAGCATCTTGCCCGCCTGCCGCTCGCCGATCTTTGCCTCGACACCTTTCCGCATGGGTCGCGAACGGCGAGCTGCGAAGCGCTGTGGATGGGCGTGCCGGTGCTGACACGGTCCGGCAACTCCTTTTCCTCGCGCGTGACGGCCAGCATGCTCGTCAATGTCGGCCTGCCCGATCTGATCTGCCCGGACGATGCCGCGTTCGAGGCGAAGGTCGTCTCGCTCGTCAAGGCGGCCGAGCGTCTCCGGCCGATGCGCGACCACCTCCTGCAACGGCGTCAGAACCTGCCGCTTTTCGACATGCTGCGGTTTGCCGCTCATCTGGAGGCAGCTTTCACCGCGATGGTCGACCGCTGGCGCAAGGATCTCCCGCCCGAAGCCATCGACATCGCGCCTCTTTCGCGCGGCTGA
- a CDS encoding helix-turn-helix transcriptional regulator, translated as MAKIETTQIRRTIRRHQLREMVPMADSTIYEMEQRGEFPRRFALSPRCIVWDLAEVEAWLMARRAAPIRRAQHPDVTKRKTRPVKERDQAPSRA; from the coding sequence ATGGCAAAGATCGAAACTACGCAAATTCGGAGAACAATCCGGCGGCACCAGTTGCGCGAGATGGTGCCGATGGCCGACAGCACGATTTATGAAATGGAGCAACGTGGCGAGTTCCCCCGTCGGTTCGCGCTCTCGCCACGTTGTATCGTTTGGGACCTGGCCGAGGTCGAGGCCTGGCTGATGGCACGGCGGGCTGCCCCGATCCGTCGAGCACAGCACCCTGACGTCACCAAGCGGAAAACCCGCCCGGTCAAAGAGCGGGATCAAGCTCCATCAAGGGCATAG
- a CDS encoding pentapeptide repeat-containing protein, with the protein MNRRQTLFLGALALLAFASRSQAQDMLKYLDLGSSDMTQSDLTRADVEAMLKKAKGGSPPSFRGMKLNGLDLSGLDLSGADFTAAKLNGTQFAEANLRGAKFDQAWLLKADFSQADLREAEFFQAQMQEAKLDDANLAGARVASDLTRARLIRADLSHVDFSADMRNQSMGLMRGVLSGADLTDAKLVGANMDRAQAEFTNFTGADFSGASLVRMEASGADFSGANVDGADFTGTELQSAKLVDLKGQPMHLDKAVGLDAAIRK; encoded by the coding sequence ATGAACCGCCGACAAACCCTTTTCCTGGGCGCTCTTGCGCTGCTGGCTTTTGCCAGCCGGTCGCAGGCGCAGGACATGCTGAAATATCTCGACCTTGGCTCGTCCGACATGACCCAGTCGGACCTGACGAGAGCCGACGTCGAAGCCATGCTCAAGAAAGCGAAAGGCGGCAGTCCGCCGAGCTTTCGTGGCATGAAGCTCAATGGTCTGGACCTTTCCGGTCTCGATCTCAGCGGAGCCGATTTCACCGCCGCCAAGCTGAACGGCACACAGTTCGCGGAGGCCAATCTACGCGGCGCCAAGTTCGATCAGGCCTGGCTGCTGAAGGCCGATTTCTCGCAGGCCGACCTGCGCGAGGCCGAGTTTTTCCAGGCTCAGATGCAGGAGGCCAAGCTGGATGACGCCAATCTCGCCGGTGCCCGCGTTGCCAGCGACCTGACGAGGGCGAGATTGATCCGGGCCGACCTGTCGCACGTCGACTTCTCCGCCGACATGCGCAACCAGTCCATGGGCCTGATGCGCGGCGTGCTGTCCGGCGCCGACCTGACGGACGCCAAGCTCGTCGGCGCGAACATGGACCGCGCTCAGGCGGAATTCACCAATTTCACCGGCGCTGACTTCTCGGGTGCCAGCCTCGTGCGCATGGAGGCGAGCGGCGCCGACTTCAGCGGCGCCAACGTCGATGGGGCGGATTTCACCGGCACGGAACTGCAGTCGGCCAAGCTTGTCGATCTGAAGGGACAGCCGATGCATCTGGACAAGGCCGTCGGGCTCGATGCGGCAATCCGCAAGTAG
- a CDS encoding MAPEG family protein, producing MTAAVGLMALAMMAQMILMFRAARARFACVGARRVRLSEIALDSRAWPDDVLKLSNNMNNQFETPTLFYGLVLLALVLELASLPLAILAWAYVALRVAHRAVHTGANHLPTRPKVFMLGVSCLMIMAIILVIEIAVGMLAS from the coding sequence ATGACGGCGGCGGTCGGGCTGATGGCGCTTGCGATGATGGCGCAAATGATCCTGATGTTCCGGGCGGCCCGGGCCCGCTTTGCGTGCGTGGGCGCCCGTCGGGTCCGATTGTCCGAGATCGCGCTCGACTCGCGTGCCTGGCCTGACGACGTCCTCAAGCTCTCCAACAACATGAACAACCAGTTCGAGACGCCGACGCTCTTCTACGGGCTCGTGCTTCTCGCGCTGGTCCTGGAACTCGCGAGCCTGCCGCTGGCGATTCTCGCCTGGGCCTATGTCGCGCTGCGTGTCGCGCACAGGGCGGTCCATACCGGGGCCAATCACCTTCCGACACGGCCGAAAGTCTTCATGCTGGGTGTTTCCTGCCTCATGATCATGGCGATCATACTGGTTATCGAAATTGCGGTGGGAATGTTGGCATCATGA
- a CDS encoding RsmB/NOP family class I SAM-dependent RNA methyltransferase: protein MKDWGLGHRFAGSKDRNAIGNLVFDVLRRQSSLSAIMGSDTVRARVLAAYALTWNRGLAGLDAVLDPDDRHAPPALSPDERRALEAPALPGDAPDHVRANLPEWLIGSFRRALDDRLVAEGEALAARADVDLRVNTTKADRAAVLSALGPLDATPTPWSPIGVRVPVGEADAKAPHVVSEFAFKRGEFEVQDEGSQLASLIAAEGGATNVVDLCAGGGGKSLALAARLGPSVRIHAYDNDKRRFGDILDRIARAGTQTIEIVEPRGPDPLAPLDGTADLVVVDAPCTGTGTWRRRPDAKWRLAPGALATRLMQQDEVLDRAARLTRPGGRICYITCSLLPEENEDRLDAFLKRHPAFAVEDTAAFWQPVTGKPLPPHVGLAVGKGTGLRLSPYLTSTDGFFVCLLRHRG from the coding sequence TTGAAAGACTGGGGCCTTGGCCATCGCTTTGCCGGGTCGAAGGACCGCAATGCCATCGGCAATCTCGTCTTCGACGTGCTGCGGCGCCAGTCGTCGCTGAGTGCCATCATGGGCAGCGACACGGTGCGGGCGAGGGTGCTTGCGGCCTATGCGCTGACCTGGAACCGGGGTCTTGCCGGTCTTGACGCCGTGCTCGATCCGGACGACCGCCACGCGCCGCCGGCTCTTTCCCCGGACGAAAGGCGCGCGCTGGAGGCGCCAGCACTGCCGGGTGATGCGCCGGACCATGTGCGGGCCAATCTGCCCGAGTGGCTGATCGGTTCGTTCCGCCGCGCTCTTGACGACCGGCTCGTCGCCGAAGGTGAGGCGCTCGCCGCAAGGGCCGACGTGGACCTGCGCGTCAACACGACGAAGGCCGACCGCGCGGCGGTCCTCTCCGCACTGGGTCCGCTCGATGCCACGCCGACGCCGTGGTCGCCCATCGGTGTCCGCGTTCCTGTTGGCGAGGCCGATGCCAAGGCGCCGCATGTCGTCTCCGAATTCGCCTTCAAGCGCGGGGAATTCGAGGTTCAGGACGAAGGCAGCCAGTTGGCCTCGCTGATTGCCGCCGAAGGCGGGGCGACGAACGTTGTCGATCTTTGCGCCGGCGGCGGTGGCAAGTCCCTTGCGCTCGCGGCCCGTCTCGGCCCTTCGGTTCGAATTCACGCCTACGACAACGACAAGCGCCGTTTCGGCGACATCCTCGATCGCATCGCCCGTGCGGGCACCCAGACGATCGAGATCGTCGAGCCGCGCGGCCCCGATCCGCTGGCCCCGCTCGATGGAACCGCCGATCTCGTCGTCGTCGACGCACCATGCACCGGCACGGGAACCTGGCGCAGGCGCCCCGACGCCAAATGGCGGCTGGCACCCGGCGCGCTGGCGACGCGCCTGATGCAGCAGGACGAGGTGCTGGACCGCGCGGCCCGGCTGACCCGGCCGGGTGGGCGAATCTGCTACATCACCTGCTCGCTGTTGCCGGAAGAAAACGAGGACCGCCTCGACGCTTTTCTGAAGCGCCATCCCGCCTTTGCCGTCGAGGATACCGCGGCATTTTGGCAGCCGGTGACTGGAAAGCCGCTGCCGCCCCATGTCGGCCTTGCGGTGGGCAAGGGAACCGGCCTGCGCCTTTCGCCCTATCTGACCTCCACGGATGGCTTCTTCGTCTGCCTGCTGCGGCATCGTGGCTGA
- a CDS encoding SDR family NAD(P)-dependent oxidoreductase, whose protein sequence is MNITGKRVLVTGGSSGIGLALAQAFLAKGAKVAVSGRRPQVVMTAVRSLQADGAEIHGIVADVATAEGRAATLKQALAALGGLDILINNAGGVRAGRLENTSEADIQAMIDVDLVAPILLTRSALPALRSSGDAMVVNISSGLALVGAPFYATYAGVKAGLARFGEALRRELKGEGIHVLTAYPAGTDTPMMKSNRAGPELGFSLESAGAVAAAILDGIASGAFDIVRGGEARAQMIALNRENPSAVDDRFLGLKESLEEAVRDHSAL, encoded by the coding sequence ATGAACATCACTGGCAAACGCGTCCTGGTCACAGGCGGATCGAGCGGTATCGGGCTCGCTCTCGCCCAAGCCTTCCTGGCCAAGGGCGCAAAGGTGGCCGTCAGCGGACGTCGCCCACAGGTGGTCATGACCGCTGTCCGATCGCTCCAAGCTGACGGCGCCGAGATACATGGCATCGTTGCCGACGTTGCGACAGCAGAGGGGCGTGCCGCTACACTGAAGCAAGCGCTAGCCGCTCTGGGCGGGCTCGACATCCTGATCAATAACGCCGGTGGCGTCAGGGCCGGCCGGCTGGAGAACACCTCGGAAGCTGATATTCAGGCCATGATCGACGTTGACCTCGTCGCGCCAATTCTACTGACAAGATCAGCACTGCCAGCGTTGAGATCGAGCGGTGACGCGATGGTCGTGAATATCTCGTCCGGTCTCGCTCTGGTCGGCGCGCCGTTCTACGCGACTTACGCGGGAGTCAAAGCCGGACTCGCCCGCTTCGGCGAAGCGCTGCGGCGCGAGCTTAAAGGCGAAGGTATCCATGTGCTCACCGCGTATCCCGCCGGGACTGACACGCCTATGATGAAGTCGAACCGCGCCGGTCCCGAACTCGGGTTCTCCCTGGAGTCTGCTGGCGCCGTTGCCGCCGCCATCCTCGACGGCATCGCGAGCGGCGCGTTCGACATTGTTCGCGGTGGCGAAGCCCGTGCCCAGATGATCGCGCTCAACCGCGAGAACCCGTCTGCCGTGGACGACCGATTCCTTGGACTGAAGGAAAGCCTTGAGGAAGCGGTGAGGGACCACTCGGCCCTTTGA